Part of the Cryptosporangium phraense genome is shown below.
GTCGCGATCCCGGTGTCGCGGGTGCCCGGCGATCACCTGATGCTGCACGACGGAACGTCCGCGGCGGCGGGACTCCAGGTCGACGTCGCTCAGTCGGATGTGTACTACTTCGCGCCGCAGAAGGGGCTGGGCAGCGAGGGCGGGCTCTGGCTCGCGATCATGTCCCCGGCCGCGCTGGCCCGGGTCGACGAGATCAGCGCGTCCGGGCGGTACATCCCGGCGTTCCTCGACCTGGTCACCGCGATCGACAACTCGCGCAAGGACCAGACCTACAACACCCCGGCGCTGACGACGATCTTCCTCGCCGCCGAGCAGGTGGACTGGTTCAACGAGCAGGGCGGTCTGGCCTGGACGACCGCGCGCACCGCGGAGTCGGCCCGCACGCTCTACGAGTGGGCCGAGGCGTCGGCGTTCGCGACCCCGTACGTCAAGGACCCGGCCAAGCGGTCGAACGTCGTCGGCACGATCGACTTCGACGAGCCGGTGGACGCGACCGCGGTCGCGAAAGCCTTGCGGGCCAACGGGATTCTCGACACGGAGCCGTACCGGAAGCTCGGTCGGAACCAGCTGAGGATCGCGATGTTCCCGGGCATCGACCCGGCCGACATCGCGGCCCTGACGGCCTGCATCGACTACACCGTGAGTGCACTCGCGACCCGCTGACGGCGCGTCGGGGCGGACAAACTGGACGTATTGGTCGTACCGTAGGACTTGCCGGAGAACGGCGCGCCCGTACGGCGTGGTATGCGGGGCATACGAGCCCTGCCGTCGTATGGTGGGCACGCTCGCCGGTGTCTGGAGAGGGAGGTCGCAATGCGACCGTTGCGGTTCGTCGCGCTCTCCGCTGACGGGCAGGCCATGATTCTGACCGACGAGGTCGGGCGGATGCTTTCGCTCGCCATCGACGACCAGGTGATCGCCGCCGTTCAGCGAGAGCGATCCGGTACACCCGGTCAGCTATCGATGGATGTGGAGGCGACACTGACTCCGCGCGACATTCAGTCCAGGATCCGATCCGGCGAGTCGGCCGAGCACGTGGCCCGACTCGCGAACGTTCCGATGGAGAAGGTCCTGCGCTTCGCCGGGCCCGTGCTCCAGGAGCGGGCCGCGATGGCGCAGCTCGCTCGCCGTACCCGGCTGCGGGGCGCCGACAGCGGTCAGACCCTGGCCGACGTCGTCGACGGGCGCCTCCGTGCGCACGGCGTCGACGTCGAGACCGTGGCCTGGGACAGCTACCGGCGCGACGACGGCGGCTGGCGCACGACCGCGACCTGGCCGTCCGGTAAGGCAACCGCGCACGCGATCTGGGACCTCGACCGGAGCCGGTCGATGGTCACCCCGGTCGACGAGATGGCGAACTTCCTGTCCGGCGAGCAGGATCTGCTGATCGCGCCGGACGAGCAGATGTTGCCGTTCGGCATCCGGGCCGGTCAGCTGCCCGACGACGCCGACCCGAAGGAAGGCCCGGTCGTTCCGGCGCTCTCGATGCTGCGCAGGCGCGACGAGCGCCGTCGGGACGAGCCCGCGGCGGCGGCCGCGGCCGCGGAGGCGGCGGCCGCGTCGGCACCGGCTCGGGAGGTACCCCGGGAGCTCCCGCGCGAGGGCCGCGGCGACCTGCGCCAGGCTGCCCGAGACAGTGGCCGTGGCCGCGCGCTCGACCCCCGCTTCGACGATCTCCGCGCTCCGCGCCGCCCGGACGTCCACCCCGGACTGTCGGCGCCCGGCCTACCGGCACCCGGCGAGCAGGCCCCCGGTGGGGCTCGCCCCGGCGCCCCGGCCGGACCTGGCGTGCCGGGTCCGGGTACGCCCGGGCCTGGTCTGCCCGCGGCCGGTCTCTCGGCCCCGGCGATGCCGGGCACGCCCGCGGCCGGAGCGCCGAACCCGCCGGGCGTCGGTTCGCCCGGTCCGGCCGGTCGGCCGGGGCTCGCTGGGCCCGTGAACCGGCCCGGCGTTCCGAACCGGCCCGGTATCCCCGGGACGGGGCTGCCTCCGGCTGCTGCCCCCGGTGCGCCGGATCAGAGCGAAGGCACCGCTCCGGCGGCGTCCGGACGGGACGGTCTGCGCGGTGCGGGCTGGCTCGACGATCCCCGCCCGGCGAGCGGGGCGCGCCCGGACGAGGTCCGTCGCCCGGACCCGTGGGGCGACGACCCCCGACGTCCGGCCGGCCGTCGCGGTGACGTGCCCGCCGAGGCGGCGCCGACCAGCGGCGGTGGCAGCGGCATCACCGGGCGCAGCGACTGGCGGGAGCGACTCGACCCGACCGGCGTCGGCACCCCGCCGACCGGCCAGTCCGGCCGTCCGGAGCCGCCCAAGTCCGGCAGCGGCCGGGGCCGCAAAGCCGATCTCCCGAGCTGGGACGACATATTGTTCGGCAGCGGAGCCCGTAGAGGCTCCTGAACTCCGGAAGGCCCGCGCGAAGCGCGGGCCTTCTTGTTACTCCTCGTCCTCTTCCGGCTCGGGAGGGAGCGGGACTCGGGGGATGCGGGCGATCTGGCGGGACTGCGCGACCAGGCGGCCGGCCGAGTCGCGGATCGTGCAGTCCTCGTCGAACCAGCCCGACGCGAGCACGCGCCCGCGCAGCTCGGCCCGGAGCCAGCCCGGCGCCGGCAACACCCGCAGATACGTCGTCATCTGCACGGTCGGCGCCCAGCCGTAGCGCCCGAGCGTGAACGTCACCGGCGGGAACGCGTCGGCGGCCAGGAGGCATACCAGCGGGTCGGGATCGCGCCCGTCGACCATCCTCGCCCACCCCCGCAGCGCCATGCTCCCGTCCGGCCGCCCGCGCACCACGTTCGCGAACTCCGGCGCCAGCCGGACGTCGACGTGGTCCATCAGCGCGAGGTTCGTGTCGGGCAGGACGTCCGACCGGATCCGGGTGCACTGGTCGGGCGACGGCAGCTCGATCGGCGGCGCGAGGTCGAGATCGGGGTTGTTGGAGTCGAGCGTGCTGGTCACCACCGACGACACGAGCACCGGTTGGCCGTCCTGGATCAGCGTCGCCCGGCTGGTACCGACCGTCTTGCCGGTACGCAGGCGCTCGACGACGATCTCCGCCTCACCGGCGTGCGGGGCGGTCAGGAAATCCGTCGTCACGGCCACCGGGTGCGGGTGACCCTCGGCCGCGAGAACCGCTCTCACCACGGGAAGCTGCAGGTAACCCCCGTTGAGCGAAGAACCGATCGCCCAACCGCCGTCGATGAGTGTTGCGTACCGATCAGGCCCGGTCTCCCGGATCTCGGTATGAATCTCCAGCACGACCCCCACCCTGCCAGAGTTCGGCACCGCCGTTGTGGAAAGGCGGGTCCGCCGCCCGTGTGAAAGGTTTGGTGAGGCAACGAATCCGGTACTGGAGGTCAGCATGCAGTACGTCCGCCTGGGTCGGTCCGGCCTGCGCGTCAGCCGCATCTGTCTCGGCACGATGAACTTCGGGCCCGAGACGTCTGAACAGGACAGCCACCGGATCATGGACACCGCCCATGACCACGGGATCAACTTCTTCGACACCGCGAACGTCTACGGCCGCCAGCAGGGCGAGGGCGTCACCGAGAAGATCATCGGCAACTGGTTCGCCTCCGGCGGGGCCCGGCGCGAACGTACGGTGCTCGCCACCAAGCTCTACGGCGCGATGGGCGAGTGGCCCAACCAGGGAAAGCTGTCGGCGCTCAACATCCGGCGCGCCTGCGACGAGTCGCTCCGACGGCTCCAGACCGACTACATCGACCTGTACCAGATGCACCACGTCGACCGGGACACGCCCTGGGACGAGATCTGGGAGGCGATGGACGTCCTTCGTCAGCAGGGCAAGATCCTCTACGTCGGGTCGAGCAACTTCGCCGGCTGGCACCTCGTGCAGGCGCAGGAAGCGGCCAAGTCCCGGCACTTCCTCGGGCTGGTCAGCGAGCAGTCGTACTACAACCTGATGAACCGCTGGATCGAGCTCGAGGTGCTGCCGGCCGCGCGCGAGTACGGCATCGGCGTGATCCCGTGGTCGCCGCTGGAGGGCGGCCTGCTCTCCGGGGCCTTGCGCAAGCAGCGCGAGGGCACCGGCTCCCGGAGCAACTCGGGGCGCTCGGCCGCCGGGCTGGAGAAGAACCGGACGGCGATCGAGGCCTACGAGAAGCTCTGCGCCGACCTCGGGCACGACCCGGCCGAGGTCGGGCTGGCCTGGCTGCTGGCCCAGGACGGCGTCACCGCGCCGATCGTCGGCCCGCGCACCGGCGAGCAGTTCGACAGCGCGCTGCGCGCGCTCGACCTCACGCTCGAGGAGAGCACGCTCACCGCGCTCGACGACCTGTTCCCGGCCCCGTTCCCCAACCCGGGTAAGCCGGCCCCGGAGGCCTACGCCTGGTGAACCACCCACGAGTCGAGTGACTCGTAGCGGACCCCCTGGGCCCCGGTCGTGCTGCTCATCAGGTGGTAGCGGTCGGCGGCCCAGGTCGGTCCGCGGTAGGTCCGCAGGCGGTCGACGTCCTCGCGGAGCTCGTCCCTGGTGATCCGCGCCCGCGGCCGGGCCAGCGTCAGATGCGGCTGGTACGGACGCGGCTCGGCCTCGACCCCGAGATGCCGACGCAGCACCTCCGCGTTGTGGGCCAGCGCTCCCACGTCACCCGCGACGCCGGCCCAGAGCACCCGCTCGCCGAAGCGTCCGGCCCCGGCCAGCGCGAGCGGGCCACTCCGCGCGTCCCCGGCCGCGGCCGCGAGCCGGCCGAACACCGGCTCCGACACCTCGCCCAGGAACACCAGCGTCAGGTGCCAGCGCTCGGGCGGTTCGAGCACCCCCGCGCGCACCACGTGCAGGCCGTCGATCGCCTCGCGCAGATGGTCGACGGCTTCCGGCGGCGGCAACACCGCGACGAACAGACGCACGCCACACAGTTTCTCACTGGCGGAATGCCGCGAATCGCGAGATCGTTACCAGAGGTAATGAGTTGAGCGGCACAACTGAGGAGGCCCCGAGCGGGCATGCTCCATTACGAAGACCTCGCGGCGGACGTCCGGTCCACGACCGGTCGCTTCTTCCGTCGCCTACGGGCCGAGCGCCCCGCGCACGGCCTGACCATGACCCAGATCTCCGCGCTGTTCTCGATCTCGAAGGCCGAGGGCGGCCTGACCCCCCGGCAATTGGCCGAGATCGAGCGCGTTCAACCCCCGGCCGCCACCCGCACGGTCGCCGCCCTCGAGGACCGCGGGCTGATCCGCCGGGCCCCGCACCCCACCGACGGACGCCAGATCGTCCTGTCGACGACCCCGGCCGGCGACGCGCTGATCGTCGCCGACCGGCAGGCCCGCGAGGCCTGGCTGGCCGCGCGCCTGGCCGAGCTCGACGAGTCCGACCGGGAGGTCCTGCGCGCCGCGGTGACGATCCTCGACCGGCTGGCCCGCGCATGAGCCCGGCCCTCCGGACGATGGTCTCGTCGCTGCGCGTCCGTAACTACCGCCTGTTCGCCGGCGGCCAGATCATCTCGCTGACCGGCACCTGGATGCAGACGACGGCCCAGGACTGGCTCGTCCTCGACCTCTCCCACAACTCCGGCACCGCGCTCGGCGTGATCACCGCGCTCCAGTTCACCCCGGTGCTCCTGCTGACGCTCTGGGCCGGCGCGCTGGCCGACCGGCTCGACAAGCGCAAGGTGCTGCTCGCGACCCAGCTCGCGTCGATGCTGCTCGCGCTGGGCATGGGTGCGCTCGTCGTCACCGGTAGCGCCCAGCTCTGGAACGTCTACGTGTTCGCGCTGCTGCTCGGCACCGTCAACGCGTTCGACACCCCGGTCCGGCAGTCGTTCATCTCCGAAATGGTCGGACCGGACCGCCTGCCGAACGCGGTCTCGCTGAACTCGGCGACGTTCAACTCGGCCCGTCTGCTCGGCCCCGCGGTCGGTGGTCTGGTGATCGCCGCGGTCGGCGTCGGACCGGCGTTCCTGATCAACGGCGCCACCTACGTGGCGGTGCTGGTCGGCCTGCTCGCGATGCGCTCGTCCGAACTGATCACCGCGACCCAGGTGGCGCGGGCCCGCGGCGGGGTCATGGAAGGCCTCCGTTTCGTCCGCGGCCGCCGGGACCTGCTGCTGGTCATCGCGATGATGTCGGTCCTCGGCACGCTCGGCATGAACTTCAACCTGACGCTCCCGCTGCTGGCCAAGGTCGAGTTCGACGTCGGTCCGGCGTCGTTCGGTCTGCTCTCGACCGCGTTCGCGGCCGGCGCGCTGCTCGGTGCCCTCGCCGGGGCCCGGCGGACGACGCGTCCGTCGGCCCGCGTGGTCCTCAGCTGCGCGGCCGCGTTCGGGGTCCTCGAGTGCGCGGTCGCGTTCACGCCGACGTTCGGCCTGGCCTGTGTCGTGCTGCTGTTCGTCGGGCTGGCGTTCATCGCCCACAACAACGCGGCGAACGCCCGGGTGCAGCTCGGCACGCCCGCGCACCTGCGGGGCCGGGTGATGGCGCTGTACATGCTGGTGTTCCTGGGTGGCACGCCGATCGGCTCGCTGATCGTCGGCCCGATCTCGCAGCACTACGGCGCCCGCGTCGGCCTGCTGATCGGTGGGGTGGCGACGCTGCTCGCGGCCGGTTTCCTGGCCTTCGCCCGGACCCGGGCCCGCCGTCGTGGGACCGCGCCGGTCGCCGAACCGGCCAGACCCCGCCCGGCGGAGCTCCCCGCGACCGGGTAACCGGGTGGATCCCCACTGCTACCGTTCGGCGCCAGTCAGGGTCGACCGAAACCGGAGGGATCCACCCATGCCTTTACTGGTCCGGCGCTTCGCGGGTGTGGCGGCGGTCTTGGTGACGCTGGCCACCGTGTCCGCCTGCGGTGGCCTGGGCAGCGACGACGACGACCAGGCGGTCTGCGACTCGGTCAAGGAAGAGCTGCGGTCGGTCACGACCGAGGCCGCGGCCCAGGTCGAGACTCCGGCCGTGGCCTCGGAGACGTACCAGGACGGCGCGGCCCGGGTCCGGGCGTTCGCGAAGAAGGCCCACGGTGACGTCGCCGACGCCTCCTACGACATCGCCGACGCGCTGAACCATCTCGGCGGCCTGCTCGCCGTGGACGGCCCTCCGAACAACCCCGCCACGCTGGACCTCACCGCGCTCAACACGGCCGGCGCGAAGCTCCAGTCCGCCTGCGCGTAGACGCCGCCGTCCGACCGGCGTTTCTCACGCGTTACGCTGCTGATATGGCTCGCCGTCCGTCTCGTCCGACGCCGCAGCCGTTGGACGTCGATGCGGTCAGCGTCGTCACGATCGGCACCGTGCTCTGGGGCGTCGGCTCGCTGGTGCTGGCCACGGTCGCCCGCGGCTGGCTCGAGCGCCATGACGACACCTGGTGGATCTGGACCTGCGTGGCCGGGTTCCTGCTCGGGCTGGTCGGCACGTGGTTCGTCCGTCATCGCCGGTCCCGGCTCGCCCGCGCCGCCGAGGCCCACCCCGAGACCCCGGCCGGCCCCGCGGCGCCCGCGGCTGCCGCGTCCCCATCGAAAGAAGAACCGGCCGGGACCTGAGCCTGTCAGCCGGATGTGCGGAGCCTGACAGCACCGTCGCCGACAGTGGGGTCATGTCCATCGCGATCGAGGCCGAAGGCCTCGTCAAACGGTTCGGGACGACGACCGCGCTCGACGGCGTCGACCTGTCCGTCCCGGCCGGGACGATCCTCGGCGTGCTCGGCCCCAACGGGGCCGGGAAGACCACCGCGGTCCGGGTCCTGGCGACCCTCCTCACGCCCGATGCGGGCTACGCCCGCGTCTGCGGCTTCGACGTCGTCCGCTCACCCGCGGCGGTCCGGTCGCGGATCGCGCTCACCGGTCAGTACGCCTCGGTGGACGAGGACCTGAGCGGCACCGAGAACCTGGTCATGCTGGCCCGGCTGCTCGGCTTCCCGCGCCGGGACGCCAAGGCGGCCGCGCGCGATCTGCTCAGCCGGTTCGCGCTGACCGACGTGGCCGGCCGCTCGGTGAAGACGTACTCGGGCGGAATGCGTCGACGGCTCGACCTGGCCGCCAGCCTGGTCGGCGACCCGGACGTCCTCTACCTCGACGAGCCGACCACCGGCCTCGACCCGCGCAGCCGGGGCGAGGTCTGGGACACGATCCGCGGGCTCGTCGCCGACGGGGTGACCGTGCTGCTCACCACCCAGTACCTCGACGAGGCCGACCAGCTGGCCGACTCGATCGCGGTGATCGACCGCGGGCAGCTCATCGCGACCGGCACGCCCGACGAACTCAAGGCACAGGTCGGCGACCAGACGATCGAGGTGCGGCCGGTCGACCCGGGCCGGCTGGAGGAGGTCGCGGCGATCGTCGCCTCGGTCACCCGGGTCGAGCCGGCCCGGGACCTCGCCCGGTCGCTGGTCACCGCCCCGGTGGTCGAGCCGGCCATGCTCGCCGACGTCGTCCGGCGCCTGGACGACGCCGGGATCGTGCCCGGTGAGCTCGGCCTGCGCCGGGCCAGCCTGGACGAGGTGTTCCTGACGCTCACCGGTCACCCGGCCGAGGAGGCAGCATGACGGCGACGCTGGCCGCGCCCGCGGTCTACCGATCCGAGCCGCCGCGTCCGCCCCGGATCGGCCCGCTCCGGACGATCGGTCAAGGGCTCACGCTCACCTGGCGCAACCTGCTCAAGATCAAGCACTCGCCCGAGCAGCTGCTCGACCTGACGCTGCAGCCGATCATCTTCGTCGTGCTGTTCGTCTACCTGTTCGGCGGGGCGATCGCCGGCGACCAGCACACCTACCTGCAGTTCGTGCTGCCGGGGATCCTGGTCCAGACGATCGCGTTCGCCAGCCTCGGCATCGGCACCGGGCTCTCCACCGACCGGCAGTCGGGCGTGTTCGACCGGTTCCGGACGATGCCGATCGCCCGCTCGGCGCCGCTGATCGGCGCGGTGCTCGGGGACGTCGTCCGGTACGTCGTGTCGGTCGCGATCGTGCTCGGCTTCGGGGCGCTGATCGGGTTCCGCATCCAGACCGACCTGCTCTCGACGCTGGCCGCCTGCGGGCTCGTGCTGGTGTTCGCGTTCGGGCTGTCGTGGCCGATGGCGCTGATCGGGCTGCTGCTGAAGAACCCGCGGACCGTGCAGGGCATCGGCGCGTCGCTGATGTTCCCGCTGACGTTCGGCAGCAACCTGCTCGTGGAGACCAGCACGATGCCGGGCTGGCTGCAGGCCTGGGTGAAGATCAACCCCGTGTCGTTCGTGGTCGAGGCCACCCGCGGGCTGCTGCTGGGTCAGGGGCCGGTGGCCGCGCCGGCGGCCAGGACGCTGCTCGCGGTCGCGGTGCTGTGCGCGGTGTTCATCCCGCTGTCGCTGGCGGTGTATCGCCGGCGGACGTGAGGAGCCGGTGGGCCACCTTGGGGATGTCGTCCCGGGCCAGCTGTTCGCCCTCCCGGTAGCGCGCCTCGAACTGCTCGGCGCCCAGCGCGTCGCCGGCCCCCGTCCGGGTACGGGCGACGTCCGGGCTGCCGAGGTCGGGTAGCCCGCGGATCGTCGCGGCCGCGCCGAGCAGCACGGCGGCGCTGCCCGGGTCGCCGAGCGCCAGCACCACCGCGGCGGCCGAGTCCACCGCGCCACCGAGGATCGGCGAGTCCCGGGACTCCTCGGCGACGTCCAGCGCCTCGTGGGCGTTCTCGCGGGCCTCGTCCAGCCGGCCGACGTCGAGAAGGACGTAGCAGTAGTCGGCGAGCAGCAGCGACTTGATCTGCGGCGGCCCGTAGGGGTTGGCCCGGTAACGGGCCAGCTCGGCGGTCAGGATCTCGGCGGCCGCCTCGACGTCGCCGAACAGCCGGCGGATGCTGCCCTCGATCGCGCTGAGGAACCCGCGGACGTGCACGTCGTCGCCCAGGTGCGCGAACATCGCCCGGGTCTCGTCGACGTACTGCTGGGCCCGCTCCTCGTCGCCGACGCGGGCCCACTCCAGCGCCAGCCAGAGCAGCACCCGGGGCTGGTCGTCGAGCCCCTGCAGCTCCGTGAGCAGCACGTTGGCTTCCTCGAGCGCGTCGATCGCCCCCGCGTGGTCGCCGCGCAGCGCCTTGATGCTGGCCAGCGCGCCCAGCGCGGCTCCCCGGCCCCAGCGGTCGCCGATCACCGTGAACTCGGCCCGGGCCTGTTCGAGCAACGGCTCGACAAGGTCGATGTTGCCGTCGTTCTCACGCAGCTGGGCCTCGAGGAACAGCGCCAGCGCCCGGATCCACGGGTCGTCGCTGGCCCGGGCCCGCACCAGGGCCGCGGGCACCCGCTCGTTCTCCTCGGCCAGGAACGCGAGGATCGTGTCGGCGAGCACCAGGACCGGGTGCGAGTTCGGGTCGGTGGCGAACGGGGCGATCTCGGCCGCGGTGCGCTTGGCCCGCTCCCGCGCGACCTCGTAGTCCTGGCCCATCCCCATCTCCGACAGCCCGGCGAACGCGGCGATGATCGCCCGGTCGACCGGGTCGACGTCGTCGGCCAGCGGCAGCACCGCCTTGGTCCAGCGGGCGACCTCCTGGTGGGCCCCGCGGAGCGCGAGGTACCAGGTCAGCGAGGCGGCGATGTGGACCGCGGCCGCGCCCCGGCGCTGGTCGATGGCCCAGCGCATCGCGGCCGAGATGTTCTCGTACTCGATGGTCAGCCGGGCCGTCCACTCGGCCTGCTCGGCCGTGCGGAGCTTGGGCTCGGACTTCTGGACGAAGTCCTCGTAGTAGTCGAGCAGCGCGTCCCGGACGGCGACGGCCTCGCCCGCGTCCTCGAGCCTCTCGGCGCCGTAGGCGCGGACGGTCTCGAGCATGCGGTAGCGCGGTGGCCCGGTGTCGAAGGCGTCGACCGGGTCGACGGTCTCGACCAGCGACTTGTCGACCAGCGAGGCGAGCGTGTCGAGCACCTCGCCGGCCGGGAGCACCGCGTCGTCGGCGCACACCTGCTCGGCCGCTTCCAGCGTCGCGCCGGCCGGGAAGATCGAGAGCCGCCGCC
Proteins encoded:
- the serC gene encoding phosphoserine transaminase, encoding MSVTIPAELLPADGRFGSGPSKVRAEAVDALVATGRSFLGTSHRQATVKNQVGRLRAGLSELFRLPDGYEVVLGVGGTTAFWEAAVFGLIRDRGQFLSFGEFGSKFAKAAKIAPFLGDPTIIESAPGDAPVFEPEGGVDVYATPHNETSTGVAIPVSRVPGDHLMLHDGTSAAAGLQVDVAQSDVYYFAPQKGLGSEGGLWLAIMSPAALARVDEISASGRYIPAFLDLVTAIDNSRKDQTYNTPALTTIFLAAEQVDWFNEQGGLAWTTARTAESARTLYEWAEASAFATPYVKDPAKRSNVVGTIDFDEPVDATAVAKALRANGILDTEPYRKLGRNQLRIAMFPGIDPADIAALTACIDYTVSALATR
- the sepH gene encoding septation protein SepH, which codes for MRPLRFVALSADGQAMILTDEVGRMLSLAIDDQVIAAVQRERSGTPGQLSMDVEATLTPRDIQSRIRSGESAEHVARLANVPMEKVLRFAGPVLQERAAMAQLARRTRLRGADSGQTLADVVDGRLRAHGVDVETVAWDSYRRDDGGWRTTATWPSGKATAHAIWDLDRSRSMVTPVDEMANFLSGEQDLLIAPDEQMLPFGIRAGQLPDDADPKEGPVVPALSMLRRRDERRRDEPAAAAAAAEAAAASAPAREVPRELPREGRGDLRQAARDSGRGRALDPRFDDLRAPRRPDVHPGLSAPGLPAPGEQAPGGARPGAPAGPGVPGPGTPGPGLPAAGLSAPAMPGTPAAGAPNPPGVGSPGPAGRPGLAGPVNRPGVPNRPGIPGTGLPPAAAPGAPDQSEGTAPAASGRDGLRGAGWLDDPRPASGARPDEVRRPDPWGDDPRRPAGRRGDVPAEAAPTSGGGSGITGRSDWRERLDPTGVGTPPTGQSGRPEPPKSGSGRGRKADLPSWDDILFGSGARRGS
- a CDS encoding thioesterase family protein, encoding MLEIHTEIRETGPDRYATLIDGGWAIGSSLNGGYLQLPVVRAVLAAEGHPHPVAVTTDFLTAPHAGEAEIVVERLRTGKTVGTSRATLIQDGQPVLVSSVVTSTLDSNNPDLDLAPPIELPSPDQCTRIRSDVLPDTNLALMDHVDVRLAPEFANVVRGRPDGSMALRGWARMVDGRDPDPLVCLLAADAFPPVTFTLGRYGWAPTVQMTTYLRVLPAPGWLRAELRGRVLASGWFDEDCTIRDSAGRLVAQSRQIARIPRVPLPPEPEEDEE
- a CDS encoding aldo/keto reductase; the protein is MQYVRLGRSGLRVSRICLGTMNFGPETSEQDSHRIMDTAHDHGINFFDTANVYGRQQGEGVTEKIIGNWFASGGARRERTVLATKLYGAMGEWPNQGKLSALNIRRACDESLRRLQTDYIDLYQMHHVDRDTPWDEIWEAMDVLRQQGKILYVGSSNFAGWHLVQAQEAAKSRHFLGLVSEQSYYNLMNRWIELEVLPAAREYGIGVIPWSPLEGGLLSGALRKQREGTGSRSNSGRSAAGLEKNRTAIEAYEKLCADLGHDPAEVGLAWLLAQDGVTAPIVGPRTGEQFDSALRALDLTLEESTLTALDDLFPAPFPNPGKPAPEAYAW
- the thpR gene encoding RNA 2',3'-cyclic phosphodiesterase, yielding MRLFVAVLPPPEAVDHLREAIDGLHVVRAGVLEPPERWHLTLVFLGEVSEPVFGRLAAAAGDARSGPLALAGAGRFGERVLWAGVAGDVGALAHNAEVLRRHLGVEAEPRPYQPHLTLARPRARITRDELREDVDRLRTYRGPTWAADRYHLMSSTTGAQGVRYESLDSWVVHQA
- a CDS encoding MarR family winged helix-turn-helix transcriptional regulator, encoding MLHYEDLAADVRSTTGRFFRRLRAERPAHGLTMTQISALFSISKAEGGLTPRQLAEIERVQPPAATRTVAALEDRGLIRRAPHPTDGRQIVLSTTPAGDALIVADRQAREAWLAARLAELDESDREVLRAAVTILDRLARA
- a CDS encoding MFS transporter translates to MSPALRTMVSSLRVRNYRLFAGGQIISLTGTWMQTTAQDWLVLDLSHNSGTALGVITALQFTPVLLLTLWAGALADRLDKRKVLLATQLASMLLALGMGALVVTGSAQLWNVYVFALLLGTVNAFDTPVRQSFISEMVGPDRLPNAVSLNSATFNSARLLGPAVGGLVIAAVGVGPAFLINGATYVAVLVGLLAMRSSELITATQVARARGGVMEGLRFVRGRRDLLLVIAMMSVLGTLGMNFNLTLPLLAKVEFDVGPASFGLLSTAFAAGALLGALAGARRTTRPSARVVLSCAAAFGVLECAVAFTPTFGLACVVLLFVGLAFIAHNNAANARVQLGTPAHLRGRVMALYMLVFLGGTPIGSLIVGPISQHYGARVGLLIGGVATLLAAGFLAFARTRARRRGTAPVAEPARPRPAELPATG
- a CDS encoding DUF2530 domain-containing protein, whose product is MARRPSRPTPQPLDVDAVSVVTIGTVLWGVGSLVLATVARGWLERHDDTWWIWTCVAGFLLGLVGTWFVRHRRSRLARAAEAHPETPAGPAAPAAAASPSKEEPAGT
- a CDS encoding ATP-binding cassette domain-containing protein; amino-acid sequence: MSIAIEAEGLVKRFGTTTALDGVDLSVPAGTILGVLGPNGAGKTTAVRVLATLLTPDAGYARVCGFDVVRSPAAVRSRIALTGQYASVDEDLSGTENLVMLARLLGFPRRDAKAAARDLLSRFALTDVAGRSVKTYSGGMRRRLDLAASLVGDPDVLYLDEPTTGLDPRSRGEVWDTIRGLVADGVTVLLTTQYLDEADQLADSIAVIDRGQLIATGTPDELKAQVGDQTIEVRPVDPGRLEEVAAIVASVTRVEPARDLARSLVTAPVVEPAMLADVVRRLDDAGIVPGELGLRRASLDEVFLTLTGHPAEEAA
- a CDS encoding ABC transporter permease; the protein is MTATLAAPAVYRSEPPRPPRIGPLRTIGQGLTLTWRNLLKIKHSPEQLLDLTLQPIIFVVLFVYLFGGAIAGDQHTYLQFVLPGILVQTIAFASLGIGTGLSTDRQSGVFDRFRTMPIARSAPLIGAVLGDVVRYVVSVAIVLGFGALIGFRIQTDLLSTLAACGLVLVFAFGLSWPMALIGLLLKNPRTVQGIGASLMFPLTFGSNLLVETSTMPGWLQAWVKINPVSFVVEATRGLLLGQGPVAAPAARTLLAVAVLCAVFIPLSLAVYRRRT
- a CDS encoding BTAD domain-containing putative transcriptional regulator, producing MQIGLLGAVEVTKGDVRVPVGGQRLRAVLARLALDAGRLVTVGALVDAVWGDDPPSGAVNALQSLVSRLRRTLPEGLIESVPAGYRVALPPDAVDAHRFERLAGAGRRALTSGDPLGAATTLQEALALWRGPALADVGDAPFRAAAAARLDNARLAALEDRIDADLALDRHPDVVAELEALTAEHPLRERPHAQLMLALNGSSQQAEALATYDRIRRRLADELGMDPGPVLSAAHATVLGGPTSPNGHTPRKAPPKPPAPAPAPAPASRNNLRPQLTSFVGRRDELAEVAELLAAERLVTLIGPGGAGKTRLAEESGARLADRSPGGVWMVGLAPVGDGGEVPQTILNTLGRRQGSMLDRVDSPPPQDVLVLVTKALSAGPTLLVLDNCEHLISAVAELAHSLLLDCPELRILATSREPLGVPGEHLHPVPSLALPPDGKVTPAQAARYPAVQLLVDRAAAVRSGFALDPKNVDAVVEICRRLDGMPLALELAAARLRSVTPEQLADRLGDRFRLLTGGSRTALPRHQTLRAVVAWSWDLLNVREQALWRRLSIFPAGATLEAAEQVCADDAVLPAGEVLDTLASLVDKSLVETVDPVDAFDTGPPRYRMLETVRAYGAERLEDAGEAVAVRDALLDYYEDFVQKSEPKLRTAEQAEWTARLTIEYENISAAMRWAIDQRRGAAAVHIAASLTWYLALRGAHQEVARWTKAVLPLADDVDPVDRAIIAAFAGLSEMGMGQDYEVARERAKRTAAEIAPFATDPNSHPVLVLADTILAFLAEENERVPAALVRARASDDPWIRALALFLEAQLRENDGNIDLVEPLLEQARAEFTVIGDRWGRGAALGALASIKALRGDHAGAIDALEEANVLLTELQGLDDQPRVLLWLALEWARVGDEERAQQYVDETRAMFAHLGDDVHVRGFLSAIEGSIRRLFGDVEAAAEILTAELARYRANPYGPPQIKSLLLADYCYVLLDVGRLDEARENAHEALDVAEESRDSPILGGAVDSAAAVVLALGDPGSAAVLLGAAATIRGLPDLGSPDVARTRTGAGDALGAEQFEARYREGEQLARDDIPKVAHRLLTSAGDTPPATAG